From a region of the Nodosilinea sp. PGN35 genome:
- a CDS encoding FMN-dependent NADH-azoreductase — MAHLLHIDSSPRGERSHSRRMTREFVEAWKQTHPHDTVTYRDVGRQPVPHVDEPWVVAAYTPEEQRSPELREAIRESDRLIDELIAADIVVVGCPMYNFSIPSTFKAYIDQIVRIGRTFAIDPDDAEDPYKPLLQGKRMFVITARGSSGFGPGDRYGFMNHQDPYLRVAFGFIGITDITFVHVENDEHSSESLAASIAAARHQIMDLAAA, encoded by the coding sequence ATGGCGCACCTATTGCATATCGATTCCAGCCCGAGGGGGGAGCGATCGCACTCTCGCCGCATGACCCGCGAATTTGTCGAAGCCTGGAAACAGACCCATCCCCACGACACCGTTACCTACCGTGATGTCGGTCGCCAGCCCGTACCCCATGTGGACGAGCCCTGGGTTGTTGCCGCCTATACTCCCGAGGAGCAGCGATCGCCCGAGCTGCGGGAGGCGATTCGGGAGAGCGATCGCCTGATCGACGAACTGATCGCCGCCGACATTGTGGTCGTGGGGTGCCCCATGTACAACTTCAGCATCCCCAGCACCTTCAAAGCCTACATCGACCAAATCGTTCGCATTGGCCGCACCTTTGCGATCGACCCCGACGATGCCGAAGACCCCTACAAACCTCTGCTCCAGGGCAAAAGAATGTTTGTCATTACGGCGCGCGGTAGCTCAGGGTTTGGCCCTGGCGATCGCTACGGCTTCATGAACCACCAAGACCCCTACCTGCGGGTGGCCTTTGGCTTCATCGGCATCACCGACATTACCTTTGTGCATGTGGAAAATGACGAGCACAGCAGCGAAAGCCTAGCCGCCTCCATCGCCGCAGCCCGTCATCAAATTATGGATCTAGCCGCAGCCTAG
- the blaOXA gene encoding class D beta-lactamase, which yields MDCARQWLWGLVATSAVLLPISSTPAAIEPESTAPLVAQRSASVEERFAQHFQELGVEGAIIIHDLNQNVTYEHNRDRNRQPFLPASTFKILNSLIALETGVVSSDLAILTWDGLERMVPAWNRDQNMWTAFNLSAVWFYQVLARRIGHDRMQQWVNAAGYGNQTIGSPDAIDSFWLEGELRITPQQQIEFLQRLYRNELPFSEQVVATVKDIMIVERTPNYTLRAKTGWAGFGESAQPQTGWYVGYLDQGENVYLFATNIDIRNDADGPARLDLTRRCFESLNLL from the coding sequence ATGGATTGTGCTCGTCAGTGGTTGTGGGGGTTGGTCGCGACCAGCGCTGTCCTTCTCCCCATTTCGTCTACCCCTGCAGCGATTGAGCCTGAATCGACCGCTCCCTTAGTCGCTCAGCGGTCAGCCTCGGTCGAAGAACGCTTCGCCCAGCACTTCCAGGAGCTTGGGGTAGAAGGGGCAATTATCATCCACGACTTGAACCAGAATGTAACCTACGAGCACAACCGCGATCGCAACCGTCAACCCTTTCTTCCCGCCTCTACGTTCAAAATTCTCAATTCGCTAATTGCGCTCGAAACGGGCGTTGTGTCGAGCGATTTAGCTATTTTGACCTGGGACGGCCTTGAGCGCATGGTGCCCGCCTGGAATCGAGATCAAAATATGTGGACGGCCTTTAATCTTTCCGCCGTCTGGTTTTACCAGGTGCTGGCCCGGCGCATTGGCCACGATCGCATGCAGCAGTGGGTCAACGCAGCGGGCTACGGCAATCAAACCATTGGCAGCCCCGATGCGATCGATAGTTTTTGGCTGGAGGGCGAGCTGCGGATTACGCCCCAGCAGCAGATTGAGTTTTTGCAGCGCCTGTATCGCAACGAACTGCCGTTTTCTGAACAGGTAGTGGCTACAGTAAAAGACATCATGATCGTCGAGCGCACCCCAAACTACACCCTGCGCGCCAAGACCGGTTGGGCTGGCTTTGGGGAGAGCGCTCAACCTCAAACTGGCTGGTACGTCGGCTATCTAGACCAGGGCGAAAATGTCTACCTGTTTGCCACCAACATCGACATTCGTAACGATGCTGATGGCCCCGCCAGACTCGACCTGACCCGGCGCTGCTTCGAAAGCCTAAACCTTTTGTAG
- a CDS encoding cache domain-containing protein — MPFPSPRLPGLKATLVSAMLLTVGTTAALVYVPWFLVSRRNIATIVDQVNQEILLGTSQEVNRLFSNAESAQGVLVSGLEQGLVDSTSLAERERFFLSVLQANPNFTWVLYGEANGDFLGAMRTGDGQLEFHIRNWDPATRTTVTTIDTYQPEARGFTPLGSETYEMNPAFYTPDRPWYSNAVAVPDGRAWTVYVYRTTQEPGLGATRALLDENGQPWGAIGVSVGLKQLSAYLQRLQGDRPGEAFIVNAEQQLIASTDLDEAMPVQGDNYVDLRLQQLDAVENPLLRLASQTLRTEGVSLEDLGNLQQFQLKDPTTGERYLISFTPLGQLDWVVGTVIPESLYLSEVNRGKRLLLGVITIFTGLTAGAAVLMADRLIARPVLGIARTAADIESERFELGQLEAIAQRTDEIGQLARVFDRMAQQVYSREQKLKQQVRDLRIEIDEAKRQKQVQEIVDTDFFQDLTVKAQGLRDRSRREANVAKSKGT; from the coding sequence ATGCCCTTTCCCTCCCCCCGTCTCCCCGGCCTTAAAGCTACCCTCGTGAGCGCTATGCTGCTGACGGTGGGGACGACGGCGGCATTGGTCTACGTGCCCTGGTTCCTGGTGTCGCGGCGCAACATCGCAACCATCGTCGATCAGGTCAACCAGGAGATTTTGCTGGGCACCTCCCAGGAGGTCAACCGCCTGTTTAGCAATGCGGAGTCGGCCCAGGGGGTGCTGGTCAGCGGTCTGGAGCAGGGCCTGGTGGACAGCACCAGCCTGGCGGAGCGAGAGCGCTTTTTTCTCAGCGTTCTGCAGGCCAACCCCAACTTCACCTGGGTGCTCTACGGCGAGGCCAACGGCGACTTTTTAGGGGCCATGCGGACGGGGGATGGGCAACTGGAGTTTCACATACGAAATTGGGATCCGGCAACCCGCACCACTGTTACCACCATCGACACCTACCAGCCGGAGGCGCGGGGTTTTACCCCCCTGGGCAGCGAAACCTACGAGATGAATCCGGCCTTTTACACTCCAGATCGGCCCTGGTACAGCAATGCGGTGGCCGTCCCCGATGGGCGTGCCTGGACAGTGTATGTCTATCGCACTACTCAGGAGCCGGGGCTGGGAGCTACTAGAGCACTACTGGATGAGAATGGCCAGCCCTGGGGCGCGATCGGGGTCAGTGTGGGTTTAAAGCAGCTTTCGGCTTATTTGCAGCGCCTGCAGGGTGATCGACCGGGGGAGGCTTTTATCGTCAATGCCGAGCAACAGCTGATAGCCTCGACGGATCTCGACGAGGCTATGCCAGTGCAGGGAGATAACTACGTTGACCTGCGGCTTCAGCAACTCGACGCCGTAGAGAATCCTTTGCTGCGATTGGCTAGCCAAACCCTGCGAACCGAGGGAGTCAGCCTGGAGGATCTGGGCAATCTTCAGCAGTTTCAGCTTAAAGACCCAACGACGGGGGAGCGCTACCTGATTTCCTTTACCCCCCTAGGCCAGCTGGACTGGGTGGTGGGAACGGTGATTCCCGAATCTCTCTACCTGAGTGAGGTAAACCGAGGTAAGCGCCTGCTGCTGGGGGTGATCACCATCTTCACTGGGCTAACGGCGGGGGCAGCAGTGCTGATGGCCGATCGCCTGATCGCGCGCCCCGTGCTGGGCATTGCCCGCACAGCAGCAGATATTGAGTCTGAGAGGTTTGAGCTGGGGCAACTGGAGGCGATCGCCCAACGCACCGACGAAATTGGCCAGTTGGCCCGCGTATTCGACCGTATGGCCCAGCAGGTGTACAGCCGAGAACAGAAGCTAAAGCAGCAGGTGCGCGACTTGCGTATTGAAATTGATGAGGCCAAGCGCCAAAAGCAAGTGCAAGAAATTGTTGACACTGACTTTTTCCAAGATCTAACGGTCAAGGCTCAGGGGCTGCGCGATCGCAGCCGTCGTGAAGCTAACGTCGCCAAATCTAAGGGCACTTAG
- a CDS encoding glutaredoxin family protein, whose product MTKFVLYSKPGCHLCEGLEEKLAAAAHLPFDLEVRDITTRDDWFQRYQYEIPVLCQVLQTESGTQEIPLPRLSPRAPQAKVEQLIQTYLGQSKAE is encoded by the coding sequence GTGACCAAATTTGTGCTCTACAGCAAGCCCGGCTGCCACCTGTGCGAGGGGCTAGAAGAAAAACTCGCTGCCGCCGCCCACCTGCCCTTTGATCTAGAGGTGCGCGACATCACCACCCGCGACGACTGGTTTCAGCGCTACCAGTACGAAATTCCGGTGCTGTGTCAGGTGCTCCAGACAGAATCGGGCACCCAAGAAATTCCCCTGCCGCGCCTGTCGCCCAGGGCACCCCAGGCCAAGGTGGAGCAATTGATACAGACTTATCTGGGCCAGAGTAAGGCAGAATAG
- a CDS encoding UDP-N-acetylmuramoyl-L-alanyl-D-glutamate--2,6-diaminopimelate ligase: MKLRHLLEGLPAGLIDAGFTLAEGNDPDIKGLCTNSHACQPGDVFIGMPGTRVDGGEFWPSAVEAGAAAALVSAQALQARPSEGEACVVPMTDMSVACAEVAARFYNYPARQMGLVGVTGTNGKTTTTHLIEHLLNASNQPTALLGTLYTRWPGHQKTALYTTPFAVELQAELATARDAGCRYAVLEVSSHALAQKRVWGCPFEVAVFTNLTQDHLDYHRDMEDYFQAKALLFSEAYLAGRAVVNIDTPYGERLVAQLPRDRVWTYSTQNPNADLYTGDLTYQANGVTGTLKTPVGTVPFSSPLVGQFNLENLLASVGAALHLGVALDTIAAALPGFGGVPGRMEQVKVSESQDISVIVDYAHTPDSLKNSLTAARPFVPGRLICVFGCGGDRDRTKRPQMGRIAYELADVVVVTSDNPRTEDPEQILQDVVAGIPAELGADQVVGDRATAIASAIAMAQPGDGILIAGKGHEDYQILGTEKIHFDDREQARHFLEKKY, encoded by the coding sequence ATGAAGCTGCGCCACCTGCTTGAGGGCCTGCCCGCTGGATTGATCGATGCCGGATTCACGCTAGCTGAAGGAAACGACCCTGACATCAAGGGACTGTGCACCAATTCCCATGCCTGCCAGCCGGGGGATGTATTCATTGGCATGCCGGGCACGCGAGTGGATGGCGGCGAATTTTGGCCCAGCGCTGTGGAAGCGGGGGCGGCGGCGGCCCTGGTGTCTGCTCAGGCTTTACAGGCTCGTCCATCCGAGGGCGAGGCCTGCGTGGTGCCCATGACCGATATGTCGGTGGCTTGTGCTGAAGTGGCCGCTCGGTTCTACAACTACCCCGCCCGCCAGATGGGCCTGGTGGGGGTGACGGGCACCAACGGCAAAACCACCACCACCCACCTGATCGAGCATTTGTTGAATGCTTCAAATCAGCCCACGGCCTTGCTAGGAACGCTTTACACCCGCTGGCCGGGGCATCAGAAAACTGCTCTCTACACCACGCCCTTTGCGGTTGAGCTTCAGGCTGAGTTGGCCACGGCCAGGGATGCAGGCTGTCGCTATGCCGTGCTGGAGGTCAGCTCCCACGCGCTGGCCCAAAAGCGGGTGTGGGGCTGTCCCTTTGAAGTGGCGGTGTTCACCAACCTCACCCAAGACCACCTCGACTACCACCGCGACATGGAAGACTACTTCCAGGCCAAGGCGCTGCTGTTTAGCGAGGCCTATCTGGCGGGTCGAGCGGTGGTGAATATCGATACGCCCTACGGAGAGAGACTGGTGGCTCAGCTGCCCCGCGATCGCGTCTGGACCTACAGCACCCAAAACCCCAATGCTGACCTATACACGGGCGATCTCACCTACCAGGCCAACGGCGTCACTGGCACCCTCAAGACCCCGGTGGGTACCGTGCCCTTTAGCTCGCCGCTGGTGGGGCAGTTTAACCTGGAGAATCTGCTGGCATCGGTGGGGGCGGCGCTGCACTTGGGCGTTGCCCTAGACACGATCGCGGCGGCCCTGCCCGGCTTTGGCGGCGTGCCGGGGCGCATGGAGCAGGTGAAGGTTTCTGAGAGCCAAGACATCAGCGTAATTGTGGACTATGCCCACACGCCGGACAGCCTGAAGAATTCCCTGACGGCGGCGCGGCCCTTTGTGCCCGGGCGGCTGATCTGCGTGTTTGGCTGCGGCGGCGATCGCGATCGCACCAAGCGCCCCCAGATGGGCCGCATCGCCTACGAGCTGGCCGATGTGGTGGTGGTCACCTCCGACAACCCCCGCACCGAAGACCCCGAGCAGATTTTGCAGGATGTGGTGGCGGGCATTCCGGCGGAGCTAGGGGCGGATCAGGTGGTGGGCGATCGCGCTACCGCCATTGCCTCTGCCATTGCCATGGCCCAGCCCGGCGACGGCATTCTAATTGCGGGCAAGGGCCACGAAGACTACCAGATTCTCGGCACCGAAAAAATTCACTTTGACGATCGCGAACAGGCCCGCCATTTCCTCGAAAAAAAGTATTGA
- a CDS encoding Uma2 family endonuclease, protein MTPHVAIAKWTLEDYHQMIAAGILSDRRVELLNGEIIELPPEGEPHAYYTSTVGNYLRTLLGNRAQISEGHPITIPATQSEPEPDIAVVQPLGREYLRHHPYPENVFWLIEFSNTSLKKDSDPKARAYAAAGIPDYWIVNLQTMELIIMRDPADGCYRSQNTLTEGTIAPIAFPDISISVRRLLD, encoded by the coding sequence ATGACCCCTCATGTGGCAATTGCAAAATGGACTCTTGAGGACTACCACCAAATGATTGCGGCGGGCATTCTCAGCGATCGCCGGGTGGAGCTTTTGAACGGAGAAATCATTGAACTGCCCCCCGAAGGAGAACCCCACGCCTACTACACCAGCACAGTTGGCAATTACCTGAGGACATTACTGGGCAATCGCGCTCAAATTAGTGAGGGGCACCCGATCACGATTCCGGCCACGCAATCAGAGCCGGAGCCCGATATTGCCGTCGTGCAGCCCTTGGGTCGGGAATATCTCAGGCACCATCCCTACCCAGAAAACGTCTTTTGGTTGATTGAGTTTTCCAACACTAGCCTTAAAAAAGATTCTGACCCCAAGGCCAGGGCCTACGCCGCCGCAGGCATCCCTGACTATTGGATCGTCAACCTCCAGACCATGGAGTTGATCATCATGCGTGACCCGGCTGATGGGTGCTACCGATCCCAAAACACGCTCACCGAAGGCACCATTGCGCCGATCGCATTTCCTGATATCTCCATCTCTGTAAGACGATTACTGGATTAG
- a CDS encoding ABC transporter permease: MVLMGVGLVITVAFVLIALLAPLMQSWGWILNPTTALQNPIHQPPGGDHWFGTTRQGYDVFSRTLFGTRAAWQVVLLATLLSVAVGVPLGMVSGYLGGWLDRALLFFMDTIYTLPGLLLSVTLAFVVGRGVVNAAIALSIAYIPQYYRVVRNHTVSVKTELFVEAAQAMGADPWTVLTRYLFLNVIQSVPVLFTLNAADAILVLGGLGFLGLGLPEQVPEWGADIRQALDALPTGIWWTALFPGLALTLMVTGLSLVGEGLNELMNPLLRRENWR, translated from the coding sequence ATGGTGCTGATGGGGGTGGGGCTCGTCATTACCGTGGCGTTTGTTCTAATTGCGCTGCTCGCGCCGCTAATGCAGAGCTGGGGCTGGATTTTGAACCCCACGACCGCGCTGCAGAACCCCATTCACCAGCCCCCCGGTGGCGACCACTGGTTTGGCACCACTCGCCAGGGCTACGACGTGTTTAGCCGCACCCTGTTTGGCACCCGCGCCGCCTGGCAGGTGGTGCTGCTGGCCACCCTGCTGAGCGTGGCGGTGGGGGTGCCCCTGGGTATGGTCAGCGGCTATCTGGGCGGCTGGCTCGATCGCGCCCTGCTGTTTTTTATGGACACGATCTACACCCTGCCGGGGCTGCTGCTGTCGGTTACCCTGGCCTTTGTGGTGGGGCGGGGGGTGGTCAATGCGGCGATCGCCCTCAGCATTGCCTACATTCCCCAGTACTACCGGGTGGTGCGCAACCACACCGTCAGCGTCAAAACCGAGCTGTTTGTCGAAGCGGCCCAGGCCATGGGAGCCGACCCCTGGACGGTGCTGACACGCTACCTGTTTCTCAACGTGATTCAGAGCGTGCCGGTGCTGTTTACCCTCAACGCCGCCGACGCAATTCTGGTGCTGGGGGGGCTGGGGTTTCTGGGGTTGGGCCTGCCCGAGCAGGTGCCCGAGTGGGGAGCCGACATTCGCCAGGCCCTCGACGCGCTGCCCACGGGCATCTGGTGGACGGCGCTGTTTCCGGGGCTAGCGCTGACTCTGATGGTGACGGGGCTTTCGTTGGTGGGCGAGGGGCTAAACGAGTTGATGAACCCCCTGCTGCGCCGCGAAAACTGGCGCTAA
- the queA gene encoding tRNA preQ1(34) S-adenosylmethionine ribosyltransferase-isomerase QueA, producing MSDLQRLAPTDVSNSPEYSLAAYQYSLPPEKIAQTPVTPRDASRLLVVESPTTHCHQHFRDLPALLQPGDLLVLNDTRVIPARLLGYKPSGAQVEVFLLEEQGNDQWLALVRPGRRLKPGATVHFGPNPDQPDLVAQVLATDPETNGRLLKFKYSGKTPLFTLFEHLGEVPLPPYITDRAASPDQYQTVYAENPGAVAAPTAGLHFTPELLERLEERGVGRSHITLHVGVGTFRPVETDNILDHKMHGEWIDVSAETVAQIAATKARGGRVIAVGTTVVRALEGAAQEGELQPYRGKVNLFIYPGYRYRAIDGLITNFHLPGSSLLMLVSALVGRERLLELYETAIEQDYRFYSFGDAMLILPEAVQAIATGPQVP from the coding sequence ATGAGCGATCTTCAAAGACTGGCCCCAACAGATGTCAGCAATTCTCCTGAGTATTCCCTGGCGGCTTATCAATATTCTCTGCCGCCAGAAAAAATTGCCCAAACCCCCGTTACCCCCAGGGATGCCTCTCGGCTGCTGGTGGTCGAGAGCCCTACTACCCACTGTCATCAACACTTTCGCGACCTGCCCGCCCTACTGCAACCCGGCGATCTGCTCGTTCTCAACGACACCCGTGTCATCCCGGCGCGGCTGCTGGGGTACAAACCCAGCGGTGCCCAGGTGGAGGTGTTTTTGTTAGAAGAGCAGGGCAATGACCAGTGGCTGGCCCTGGTGCGCCCCGGTCGTCGCCTCAAGCCAGGGGCCACGGTACATTTTGGCCCTAACCCGGATCAGCCCGACCTGGTGGCCCAGGTGCTGGCCACCGACCCAGAGACCAACGGTCGCCTGTTGAAGTTTAAATACTCTGGCAAAACACCTCTGTTTACCCTGTTTGAGCACCTGGGGGAAGTTCCCCTGCCGCCCTACATTACCGACAGGGCGGCCTCCCCCGACCAGTACCAGACGGTCTATGCCGAAAACCCTGGGGCGGTGGCGGCCCCGACGGCGGGGCTGCACTTTACCCCAGAGTTGTTGGAGCGGCTGGAGGAACGGGGCGTGGGGCGATCGCACATCACCCTGCACGTCGGCGTCGGCACCTTTCGCCCGGTGGAGACCGACAACATTCTCGACCACAAAATGCACGGCGAATGGATCGATGTCTCGGCGGAGACCGTAGCGCAGATCGCCGCCACCAAAGCCCGAGGCGGGCGCGTGATTGCGGTCGGAACGACAGTGGTGCGGGCCTTAGAGGGCGCTGCCCAGGAGGGCGAACTGCAACCCTACCGGGGCAAGGTCAACCTGTTTATCTACCCTGGGTACCGGTACCGGGCGATCGATGGGTTGATTACCAACTTTCACCTGCCGGGATCCAGCCTGCTGATGCTAGTCAGTGCTCTGGTGGGGCGAGAGCGCCTGCTGGAACTCTACGAAACCGCCATTGAGCAGGACTATCGCTTCTATTCCTTTGGCGATGCCATGCTGATTTTGCCCGAGGCCGTCCAGGCGATCGCCACCGGGCCGCAAGTACCGTAG
- the rarD gene encoding EamA family transporter RarD has translation MTLPNPASAAPSGRSEASFGPIYALLAYSAWGLLPAYWKLLGMASAVEVLSHRMIWSAVFLVGILLVQRRLGDLVALLKSPRKVLVLLLTASLLTFNWGLYIYGVNSDRVVEASLGYYINPLVTVLLGFVFLKERLYRGQQVAVALAVVGVGYFIWQLGTVPWIALALAISFAFYGLLRKVVAVAPLAGLAVETLLITPLVLLLVGWLAASGQGHFGESLPTTLLFIGAGVVTSMPLLWFNKAAKRLTLATLGFFQYLAPSLSLLLGVFVYGEPFTPVHAVTFGCIWAALLLYSFTALRARPGRV, from the coding sequence TTGACCTTACCTAACCCTGCATCTGCTGCCCCCAGTGGGCGCTCCGAGGCCAGCTTCGGGCCGATCTATGCCCTGCTGGCCTACAGCGCCTGGGGGCTACTGCCCGCCTACTGGAAGCTGTTGGGCATGGCCTCTGCCGTGGAGGTGCTCAGCCACCGGATGATCTGGTCGGCGGTGTTTTTGGTGGGCATACTGCTGGTGCAGCGGCGGCTGGGGGATCTGGTAGCGCTGCTGAAGTCGCCCCGTAAAGTGCTCGTGCTGCTGCTCACCGCCAGCCTGCTGACCTTCAATTGGGGGCTGTACATCTACGGGGTGAATAGCGATCGCGTCGTCGAGGCCAGCCTGGGCTACTACATCAACCCCCTGGTGACGGTGCTGCTGGGGTTTGTCTTTCTCAAGGAGCGCCTGTACCGGGGGCAGCAGGTGGCCGTCGCGCTGGCGGTGGTGGGGGTGGGGTACTTCATTTGGCAGCTGGGCACCGTGCCGTGGATTGCCCTAGCCCTGGCCATTTCCTTTGCGTTTTACGGTCTGCTGCGCAAGGTGGTGGCCGTGGCCCCTTTGGCGGGCCTCGCGGTTGAAACTCTGCTGATTACCCCCCTGGTGCTGCTGCTGGTGGGCTGGCTTGCCGCCAGCGGCCAGGGGCATTTTGGGGAAAGTCTGCCCACTACCCTGCTATTTATTGGGGCGGGGGTGGTGACTTCTATGCCGCTGCTGTGGTTCAACAAGGCGGCTAAACGGCTGACCCTGGCGACCCTGGGCTTTTTTCAGTATCTGGCTCCATCGCTGTCGCTGCTGCTGGGGGTGTTTGTGTACGGTGAACCCTTTACCCCCGTTCACGCTGTTACCTTCGGCTGCATTTGGGCGGCGCTGCTGCTGTATTCCTTTACCGCGTTGCGGGCTAGACCTGGACGTGTTTAG
- a CDS encoding ATP-binding protein, whose translation MQSYQEQEVSLHRLLQLSAAAPDYVQVKPKGFRAILQSTVEFLEAHDIQAHLLVKLPVGEPWNEDLSRYAQGLVVPHRVLRFVRADSASPPSLGSETVVPLPSYTWRGDYFVVIQSESFAAMLVAHRLQPLSAKPLSNNQRLTPDSQRDQHDQRDSEEDDDGSPPLDEAMAARSSYLSVCCSINPDLVATVVSAIRHQMDQGVALAEAEIDLADLTQHWPQLRPTQLLTPAYLSLVDRWLNWQLKRQEHLRQSASTYRRQALNMSSLSSQNEVLINTLRLKDDFLNTVGQELRTPLTTIKTALTLLDSPHLKPPQRQRYMGMISHECDRQSALISGVLNLLQMETSVSQAQLDPLNLSETVPPVVSTYQPLAEEKGIMLAYTIPSQVPAVLCPDSWLRQVMIHLLNNSLKYTPSGGQVWVTASSTADYAQIEVRDTGMGISASDLPHIFEHFYRGRNLPADETDGAGLGLSIVQQLLLYCGGTIVARSQPEVGTTMVVRLPIHHRQP comes from the coding sequence ATGCAGTCTTACCAAGAGCAAGAGGTGTCGCTGCACCGGCTTCTACAGCTCAGTGCGGCAGCCCCAGACTATGTCCAGGTAAAACCCAAGGGGTTTAGGGCGATTCTACAGTCAACAGTAGAATTCCTTGAAGCCCACGACATTCAAGCCCACCTGTTGGTGAAGCTGCCGGTGGGCGAGCCCTGGAATGAGGATCTATCGCGCTACGCCCAGGGGTTGGTGGTGCCCCACCGGGTGCTGCGGTTTGTGCGCGCTGACTCAGCCTCGCCCCCTAGCCTCGGCAGTGAGACGGTGGTGCCCCTGCCCAGCTATACCTGGCGAGGCGACTACTTTGTGGTGATCCAGTCTGAGTCCTTTGCGGCCATGCTGGTGGCCCATCGATTACAACCGTTGTCGGCCAAACCCCTCAGCAACAATCAGCGGCTGACCCCAGACAGCCAGCGCGACCAACACGACCAACGCGACTCAGAGGAGGACGATGACGGCTCCCCACCGCTAGACGAGGCGATGGCGGCGCGATCGTCGTACCTATCGGTCTGTTGTTCTATCAACCCCGATCTGGTGGCAACGGTGGTGAGCGCCATTCGTCACCAGATGGATCAGGGTGTGGCCCTCGCCGAGGCCGAGATCGACCTGGCCGATCTAACGCAGCATTGGCCGCAGCTGCGCCCTACTCAGTTGCTCACCCCCGCTTACCTAAGCCTGGTCGATCGCTGGCTGAACTGGCAGCTCAAGCGTCAGGAACACCTGCGCCAGTCAGCTTCGACTTACCGCCGTCAGGCGTTGAATATGTCGAGTTTGTCATCCCAAAACGAGGTGTTGATCAACACCCTGCGCCTCAAGGATGACTTTCTCAACACCGTTGGCCAGGAACTGCGCACCCCGCTCACCACCATCAAAACGGCCCTGACACTGCTCGACTCGCCCCACCTCAAGCCGCCCCAGCGGCAGCGCTACATGGGCATGATCAGCCATGAGTGCGATCGCCAGAGCGCCCTGATCAGCGGCGTGCTCAACCTGCTGCAAATGGAAACCAGCGTCAGCCAGGCCCAGCTCGATCCGCTGAATCTGTCGGAAACGGTACCCCCGGTGGTCAGCACCTACCAGCCCCTGGCCGAGGAAAAGGGCATTATGCTGGCCTACACCATTCCCAGCCAGGTGCCAGCGGTGCTCTGCCCCGACAGCTGGCTGCGCCAGGTGATGATTCACCTGCTCAACAACAGCCTTAAATACACCCCCAGCGGCGGTCAGGTCTGGGTGACCGCCTCTAGCACCGCCGACTACGCCCAAATTGAAGTGCGCGACACAGGCATGGGGATTTCAGCCAGCGATCTGCCCCACATTTTTGAGCACTTCTACCGGGGCCGCAACCTGCCTGCCGACGAAACCGACGGAGCAGGTCTGGGATTGTCAATTGTGCAGCAGCTGCTGCTGTACTGCGGCGGTACCATCGTGGCCCGCAGTCAGCCCGAGGTCGGCACGACTATGGTGGTGCGGCTGCCCATTCACCACAGGCAACCCTGA
- a CDS encoding AraC family transcriptional regulator: MNAAKTRPVKGLQNRLGADSAEFTCLPTLSSRDLGWEHLQVGQFQHPPGECQIASEADHTVCVSLAARPVRFLQIKDGKTHSSLYGKGDISITPAQTPFFARWDDDDHYVELRLDSGFVATVAQEALGLNPDRIELIPEFRLRDGRLEAIALMLLDELNQANPGGQLYVESLTNLLAVHLLRQYAVARPQLQIHPGGLPPRQLLPVLDHIHEALDADLKLADLAAIAGLSPFHFSHQFKQAIGVAPYQYVLQQRVERAKQLLKQTNHSIVEIALQCGFNSHSHLSKQFRQATGTTPSAYRAIAQ, from the coding sequence ATGAATGCAGCTAAAACCAGGCCTGTTAAGGGGTTGCAAAACCGCCTGGGGGCAGATAGCGCTGAGTTTACCTGCCTACCCACTCTGTCGAGTCGAGACTTGGGCTGGGAGCACCTTCAGGTGGGGCAGTTTCAGCACCCGCCGGGGGAGTGCCAGATCGCCTCAGAGGCAGACCATACGGTTTGTGTGTCGTTGGCGGCGCGTCCGGTGCGGTTTTTGCAGATTAAAGACGGCAAAACCCACAGCAGTCTCTACGGCAAAGGCGATATTTCCATTACGCCAGCCCAGACGCCGTTTTTTGCTCGCTGGGATGATGACGACCACTACGTTGAGCTGCGGCTTGACTCCGGCTTTGTGGCCACCGTCGCGCAAGAAGCTCTGGGGCTCAACCCCGATCGCATCGAACTCATTCCAGAATTTCGCCTGCGGGATGGGCGGCTAGAGGCGATCGCCCTGATGCTGCTCGACGAACTCAACCAGGCCAACCCCGGCGGCCAGCTCTACGTCGAGTCACTGACCAACCTACTGGCGGTACACTTGCTGCGGCAGTACGCGGTGGCCAGGCCGCAACTGCAAATCCACCCGGGGGGGCTTCCCCCACGTCAGCTCTTGCCCGTGTTAGATCACATCCACGAAGCCCTGGATGCCGATCTTAAGCTGGCGGATTTGGCGGCGATCGCCGGCCTCAGCCCCTTCCATTTCAGCCATCAGTTTAAACAGGCCATAGGGGTGGCCCCCTACCAGTACGTGCTGCAACAGCGGGTCGAGCGGGCCAAGCAGTTGTTGAAACAAACCAACCACTCTATTGTGGAAATCGCCCTGCAGTGTGGGTTTAACAGCCATAGCCACCTGAGCAAACAGTTTCGCCAGGCCACCGGCACCACCCCCAGCGCCTACCGAGCGATCGCGCAGTAA